AGCGAGGAGACGGGGCAGATTTCGCTGGCGGAGGGCGGCCGGCTCCAGCAGGACCTTACGCCGGAGGAGTTGCGCGAACGCCTGAAGGAGTTCTTGCACGGGGCGGAAGCCACCCTCACGGAACATTCCCTCGAGACGCCCGAGCCGACCCCGCTCGAAGAATCGCCGACCCCCTCCGCAGACACGGAAGGCCCATGAACGAAAGCATCCGAACCCTGTTTGCCGTCGTCGTCCTCACCGCCGTCATCTGGGTCTGGGCGGACCTGGAACTGGCGCGCGAGGAGACGCTCGACGTGCCGGTCGCCGTGTCCGCCCCGCCGGACTACCTTGTCCGCCGCGTCACGCCCGATCGCGTCTTCGTCAAGTTCAAGGGCCCGAAGGGTGAGATCGACGAGTTGCGCGCAACGCCCGACGCCCTCGCCTGCCGGATCACCCTCGCGGGAGCCGACCGGAAGACCGGACGCGTCGTCGCCAAAGCCGCCGAAGGCTTCGACCACTGGAAACCCTACCGCCTGAGCCTGATGGGCATCACAGACGAGAACGGCCAGGTGACCAGCGGCGAGGTGGTCGTCGACCTGGACCGCCTGGTGCGCCTGCGGGTGCCCGTCAAGCCGATCGTCACGGGATACACGGTCACCGGCCAGCCGACCGTTGATCCGCCGGAGGTGACCGCCGTCGTGGCGGAGTCGGCACTGGCCGCCTTGCCGGAGGCCAAGCGGTACGCGTCGGCCCGGCTGGCGGTGACGGCGGCGCCGAAGGACCCGCAGATCGAGCGGGATGTCGCGCTGGAGCCTCGCCTCGGCGGCGCCGACGGCATCGAGGCCACGCTCGAGCCGCCCACCGTCCGCGTCACCGCCCAACTCGAATCCACCGTCAGCACAAAGGCCCTCGCCCAGATCGCCATCCTCATCGCCGGGCCCCCCGAGATGCTCAACACCTACGACGTCGTCTTCCAGGAAGACGCGGACCGCCTGATCGACCTCAAGGTCCAGGGACCCCGACAACTCGTCGAGCCCCTGACGGGCCAGGACGTGCGCGTGGAACTGGTCCTGGCGCCGGACGACCGGCCGGTCGGCGAGGGCACGTGGATCCCGCGCGTGCCGAAAGTCTTCGGCCTCCCGGTCGGCGTCGAAGTCGTCGGGCCGCTGCCGACCATCAACTTCAACCTCAAGAAACGCAAAGTCGAAGCCCCGACCCCGTAGGCGAAGGAGTCCCGCATGGCGCAACCCGACGGGGCGCACCAGTCCGAGGCGATCGGCCGACGCGCCCGGGCCGCGGCCCGGCATCTGGCGGCCGCCGGGACGCGGGCCAAGGATGCCGCCCTCGCGGCCACGGCCGACGCCCTCGGCTCGCAGGCGAAAATGATTCTCGCGGCGAACGCCGCCGACTCTTCCGACGCCACGAAAGCGGGCCTCTCCGCCGCCATGATCGACCGCCTCACCCTTTCAGCCGCGGAAATCGAAAAAATGGCCCAGCAGGTCCGCGAGATCGCCGACCTCCGCGACCCCGTCAGCGAAATCATCGAAGGCTACGTCCGCCCGAACGGCCTGCGGATCGAACGCGTCCGCGTGCCCATCGGCGTCATCCTCGTCATTTACGAATCGCGCCCGAACGTCACGAGCGACGTCGCCGCGCTGTGCCTGAAGAGCGGCAACGCGGTCATCCTCCGCGGCGGAAAGGAATCGCTCCGGACGAACCTCGCCATCCACCGCGCGATCGCTGAGGCCGTCAAAAGCCAGGGACTCCCTGCCGACGCCGTCCAGATGGTCGAGAGCCCCGACCGCGACCTCCTGGCGGCCCTCCTGCGAGAGGACCGCCTGATTGACCTCGTCGTGCCGCGCGGCGGCGAAGGCCTCATCCGCGCCGTCGCCGAGCAATCCAGAATCCCCGTCATCAAACATTACAAGGGCGTCTGCCACGTGTACGTCGACGACCTGGCGGACCTGGCGATGGCCGCCGAGATCTGTTTCAACGCCAAGGTCCAGCGCCCGGGCGTCTGCAACGCCATGGAGACGATGCTCGTTCACAAGAACGTGGCGGCCCGGTTTCTGC
The DNA window shown above is from Planctomycetota bacterium and carries:
- a CDS encoding glutamate-5-semialdehyde dehydrogenase — translated: MAQPDGAHQSEAIGRRARAAARHLAAAGTRAKDAALAATADALGSQAKMILAANAADSSDATKAGLSAAMIDRLTLSAAEIEKMAQQVREIADLRDPVSEIIEGYVRPNGLRIERVRVPIGVILVIYESRPNVTSDVAALCLKSGNAVILRGGKESLRTNLAIHRAIAEAVKSQGLPADAVQMVESPDRDLLAALLREDRLIDLVVPRGGEGLIRAVAEQSRIPVIKHYKGVCHVYVDDLADLAMAAEICFNAKVQRPGVCNAMETMLVHKNVAARFLPRICKRLVKAGVELRGCERTRAVWPDAKPAAEEDWYAEYLDLILAVRVVDDIEQAIEHIAQYGSNHTDAIVSEDVRRIQQFVRDVDSSSVMVNTSTRFSDGGEYGLGAEVGISTDKLHARGPMGVRDLTTYKWIVTGTGQLRT